A window of Mycolicibacterium holsaticum DSM 44478 = JCM 12374 genomic DNA:
ACGTTTTCAGTAAATGATGAAAACGGCACAGGCATTTCAGGTTTGAGGCGTGGGTCGGCCCAGGCGGGTACGGGTTGGTGTGATCGACGTCGCAGCATTGGGCGGGGCGGTCACAGCCGGGAAACCGGCACGTCATATCGCGCAGGCACACGAAGCGTTCACAGGACCGTGAGGGGCGATACCGCGGCTCGGTGATGTCGGGAGGCCGATACAGGTTGCGCACCGTGGCGCCGTTGTTGATCAGCTCGGCCAGCAACGCCGGTGGGAGCACCCCGCCACCGACAATCACCGCCGTCGAGGCCGGCTCGGCCTGCGGCGGTGAGCCCGACTCGTCGGCGACCGGCGCCGGCTCGGCGTGCGGCGTGGGCGCCTCCTCGGTGGGCGCGGCTGGTATGGGGGTTTCGGTGTTGGTGTTCGGGTCGCGGGACAGAGCCGCGGTGGATTTGGTGGTGTTGGTGGGGGTGGTGTCGGTGATGACGTGGATGACGAACGCGGTTGCGCGGGGGTCGTCTTTATCGGCCCACGGGCATTGTGGGCCGCCGCATTGGCAGGCCAGCTGATCGGCCCCGGCGGCCAACGCGCCCAGCGCCGCGGCCCGGCGCTGCCCCTGATTGCGCGGATCGCCTGCACACACTCCGGCGATCATCTGGGCCAGTCGCCGTTGGAGCAACTCGGCATCGGTGGCCGAGAGTCGCCCATACACCGAGGCGGTGCCGGTGGCGTCATCGGGCTTGCCCACCTGCACATCACACTGACGCGCGGCGTCATGAAACCGCCGTCGCGCATCAGGATCGTGGGTTTCCACGATCGCATCGATGGCCAACTCCAGGCGCTGCTGGCCCAACGCCCCCCACGACGCGGCACGCTGGGCGATATCGGCATCCACGGCAGCCAGTGGCTCTTCACCCAGCACCAGATGGGTGCGCCAGGTGATCGTGGCGATCACCTGGGCGTTGATCGCGCCCGCACCGAACAACGCGGCCACCTTGGGCAACCGCTCACGCAGGGCCAACCCGATGGCCATCTGTTGGCCGGCCCGATACCGGCTGATGCCCATCGCCGCGGCGACCTCGGCGGCCGCGCACTCCCACCCATCGGCCACCCAGTGCTGGCGCTGCTCATAAGACTGTCTCGCGCGAGCGGCCAACTCACCGATCGCCGCCGAGCGCCGCGCCGCCGTAGCCGCCTCGCTACGCGTGCACGCCGCGATCTCGGCGACCAACTCCGCATCGCCGGCGGACCGAAACCCAGGATCGAACATCGATTCGATCATCGCAGACAGGTACGACAAATCTGAGCGTCATCCCCAGGCGCGCGAGAGGAGTTCTGCCGGTCTCGGGTCAGACGTTGGCGCTTGTTGCGATCGCGTCCGCCATGAGGACGGCCAGGTGCTGCCAATAGATCCAATCGGCGATCGCGGCGCGTTGCTCGGCTGGCTCGGTCGCGATGTGAGCGCGATGAAGGGCCAATTCCTGCGCGTGCTCGGCGTAGGTGACGAAGGCGTCCAGTTGAACCTGTCCTCGATCCGGCGCGTTGCTCAGTAGCGGTCGGAAAACTTCGAACCACAACGCCGACCGTTGATCGTCCGGCGCTTCGGTTCCGACCCGTGCTGGCGGGAGTACGTCCGAAAGACCGCCGCCACTGAGGGCGGCCAGTTTGACGGCGGCGTCGGCAGCGATTACTTGCAGTCGGTGACGGCCCGTCATCTGTCCGCTCTCGGGGATGTCGTCGGGTCGCAGAACCATCGTGGGTGCGCCGGGGTCGAAGCCCTTGAACTGGTCCTCGGTCGCGATGACCGCTCGCAGTTCGGTGTTGTGGTGTTGTGCCCAACCATGAAGGGCCAGAATCGGATACGTCGCCCATGTGCCACGAACAGTGGCGGGGATGGACTCGTCGGCCGTTGCCATTTTCACCTGATCCGGCAGGTTGACGTTCTCGGGTATGTAGCCAAGACCGTAGTTGTTGGCGACGACGATCGTGCCGTCCTTGGCGAGGCCGGTGATCCAGAAGAACCCAATGTCGTTGACGCCGACATTTAGTGCGGCAGCAATACGGTGGGCAATCTGCGCAGGATCGGTTGCCGAAGGGCGCCGAAGCGTTGCGGCAGCGATCGCTTCACGCTGCGCACGCGCTGCCGAGACAGGTACCGGTGCGGGTGCGCCGACGGAGCCTGAGCCTGCTGACGCCGCGGCCGGAGCGACGCTGGGCGCGGCTGAACTTGGGGGAGCCACGGGCGCCGCCGGCGGAGGTGTAGCGGGCGGACCTAACGGAACTGCGCCACCCGGCGGGGCGCCACTGACGGAAGGAGGTGCGACAGGGGCTGGGGCAGTGAGACCGGGGCTCGGCCCGGCAGATGAAGTTGGCGCGGGCGGAGTGGAAGCGGTGGGGGTATCGGGTACCGATAGCGCAGAGAGTGGTTGCGCTGCAGGCGCAGTCCCTATTGGTGGTGATGCCGGCTGCGGTGGTGGAATCGGTGCCTGGCCAGCGGCTTTCGTCGCGGCATCCGCCATCGAACGTTGGAACTCGGCCAGCTGCGCTTGATTGGCAGCCGCCGCAGCGGGATTCGCC
This region includes:
- a CDS encoding HNH endonuclease signature motif containing protein, producing MFDPGFRSAGDAELVAEIAACTRSEAATAARRSAAIGELAARARQSYEQRQHWVADGWECAAAEVAAAMGISRYRAGQQMAIGLALRERLPKVAALFGAGAINAQVIATITWRTHLVLGEEPLAAVDADIAQRAASWGALGQQRLELAIDAIVETHDPDARRRFHDAARQCDVQVGKPDDATGTASVYGRLSATDAELLQRRLAQMIAGVCAGDPRNQGQRRAAALGALAAGADQLACQCGGPQCPWADKDDPRATAFVIHVITDTTPTNTTKSTAALSRDPNTNTETPIPAAPTEEAPTPHAEPAPVADESGSPPQAEPASTAVIVGGGVLPPALLAELINNGATVRNLYRPPDITEPRYRPSRSCERFVCLRDMTCRFPGCDRPAQCCDVDHTNPYPPGPTHASNLKCLCRFHHLLKTFCGWRDQQRPDGTIIWTAPSGHTYRTQPTSRLYFPHWHTTTADLPPPANSPPRSAQRALKMPRRRRTRAAENEARINAERKLNATTPPPNF